A region of Roseobacter litoralis Och 149 DNA encodes the following proteins:
- the petA gene encoding ubiquinol-cytochrome c reductase iron-sulfur subunit produces the protein MSTVEEPVETRRDFLYFATAGAGAVAVGGAVWPLVNQMNPSADVLALSTVRVDVSGVQPGTQLTLKWQGKPVFIRARTEEEIAQARATDLTDLPDQLAQNANLAGDADAADENRALSEDGVWLVQMGICTHLGCVPLGEAGDFGGWFCPCHGSHYDVAGRIRKGPAPRNLDIPVASFVDETTIQLGSNEG, from the coding sequence ATGTCAACCGTTGAAGAACCCGTCGAAACCCGTCGTGACTTTCTCTATTTTGCCACAGCCGGGGCAGGGGCCGTTGCAGTTGGCGGTGCTGTCTGGCCTTTGGTGAACCAGATGAACCCGTCTGCGGATGTGCTGGCCCTCTCGACCGTGCGCGTTGATGTGAGTGGGGTTCAACCCGGCACGCAGTTGACGCTCAAGTGGCAGGGCAAACCCGTTTTCATCCGGGCGCGCACCGAGGAAGAGATCGCACAGGCCCGCGCCACGGACCTGACAGATTTGCCCGATCAACTGGCACAGAACGCCAATCTGGCGGGCGATGCGGATGCTGCTGACGAAAACCGCGCCCTGTCAGAAGATGGTGTCTGGCTGGTCCAGATGGGCATTTGTACCCACCTTGGCTGCGTTCCGTTGGGCGAGGCGGGCGATTTTGGCGGCTGGTTCTGCCCCTGTCACGGCTCCCATTACGATGTGGCGGGTCGGATCAGAAAAGGACCTGCGCCCCGCAATCTCGATATTCCGGTGGCGTCTTTCGTGGACGAAACGACAATTCAACTGGGCTCCAATGAAGGTTAA
- a CDS encoding class I SAM-dependent methyltransferase, with amino-acid sequence MSDARRDFWNRVARRCSAMPMRNPVAYEATLARVRTYLKPAHSVLELGCGSGTTALRLAPHVRQYTASDRAAEMISVAREKCAAAGIEGLDLCTAGCGDDTLPDGPFDVVLAFNLLHLLPDRHAALGDVHDMLPDQGLFITKTPCLGGVFSVFRPLVALLRWAGKAPDIRFLTPERLEHDITSAGFEILESDDYPKRPPSRFIVARKL; translated from the coding sequence ATGTCTGACGCGCGCCGCGATTTCTGGAACCGTGTCGCGCGTCGCTGTTCTGCGATGCCCATGCGCAATCCGGTGGCCTATGAGGCGACGCTTGCGCGTGTTCGGACTTATTTGAAACCGGCGCACAGTGTGCTGGAACTGGGCTGCGGATCAGGCACAACCGCGCTGAGGCTGGCACCCCACGTCCGGCAATATACGGCCAGTGATCGCGCGGCGGAAATGATTTCTGTCGCGCGTGAGAAATGCGCCGCAGCAGGAATTGAGGGGCTTGATCTGTGCACGGCGGGCTGCGGCGATGATACGTTGCCTGACGGGCCCTTCGATGTCGTACTTGCGTTTAACCTGCTGCATTTGTTGCCCGACCGACATGCAGCCCTTGGCGACGTGCATGATATGTTGCCTGACCAAGGGCTTTTCATCACTAAAACGCCATGTCTCGGCGGTGTTTTCAGCGTGTTTCGGCCGCTTGTGGCGCTCCTGCGGTGGGCAGGCAAAGCCCCCGATATCAGGTTTCTGACGCCCGAAAGGCTTGAGCACGACATCACATCTGCGGGTTTCGAGATACTGGAAAGCGACGATTACCCAAAACGACCCCCCAGCCGTTTCATCGTGGCAAGGAAGCTTTAA
- a CDS encoding EF-hand domain-containing protein, which produces MKATLTVLVLFAMSVPALAQNGQPGAHFIENWDVDGDGIVSLDDITTRRGDVFAAFDADENGALDASEYVYFNEARANDMKAAAGRGNGKGLRRASEGMTLAFNDTNGDGEVSHAEFLSHTGDWMALLDRNSDGSITPADFGRP; this is translated from the coding sequence ATGAAAGCGACGCTTACTGTCCTCGTGCTTTTTGCCATGTCCGTGCCTGCGCTTGCTCAGAATGGGCAACCCGGGGCGCATTTTATCGAAAACTGGGATGTCGACGGCGATGGAATCGTCAGCCTTGACGACATCACGACCCGGCGCGGCGATGTTTTTGCCGCCTTTGATGCGGATGAAAATGGCGCTCTGGATGCAAGCGAGTACGTCTATTTCAACGAAGCGCGCGCTAATGACATGAAGGCGGCTGCCGGTCGTGGAAACGGCAAGGGTTTGCGTCGTGCGTCTGAGGGGATGACGCTTGCCTTCAATGACACGAATGGAGATGGCGAAGTTTCCCACGCGGAATTCCTGTCTCATACCGGGGATTGGATGGCGCTGCTCGACCGCAATTCCGACGGTTCAATCACACCCGCCGACTTTGGCCGCCCATAG
- a CDS encoding bifunctional protein tyrosine phosphatase family protein/NAD(P)/FAD-dependent oxidoreductase produces the protein MDLRKITEKVTVSPQIMVDDMVAIRDAGFRAIICNRPDGEGADQPSFEEIETAAKAVGIEARYVPVQSGMVKDEDVDAFGTALDEVQRPVLAYCRTGTRSATLWSFHESIKRPMPDILAATKAAGYDMNGVARRIANGGKTPTDTGDAHFDVVIVGAGAGGISVAASLKARKSGLNIAVIDPADIHYYQPGWTMVGGGIFDAQSTAKTMGSLIPKDVHWIKSAVAAFEPGNNAVILDGCRVVKYDRLVVCPGLKLDWAAVEGLEETLGRNGVTSNYRYDLAPYTWNLVQSLKGGRALFTQPPMPIKCAGAPQKAMYLSGDAWHRNGALKGIDIQFMNAGGVLFGVKDYVPALMEYVDKYDATLNFFHNLISVDGPAKKATFRVAKPDTAPSEVTVEFDMMHVCPPQTAPDFIRVSPLADAGGWVDVDQATLRHTEYDNIWSLGDAMNAPNAKTAAAARKQAPTVADNIIADIAGRSPTSAYDGYGSCPLTVERGKIVLAEFGYGGVLKPSFPPFLLDGTKPSRAAWFLKETLLPPIYWKAMLTGKEWMAKPEKIKVAAE, from the coding sequence ATGGATCTTAGAAAAATCACCGAAAAAGTCACTGTCAGTCCACAAATCATGGTCGATGACATGGTCGCGATCCGGGACGCGGGGTTTCGCGCCATCATTTGCAACCGGCCCGATGGGGAGGGCGCGGACCAGCCCAGCTTTGAGGAGATCGAGACCGCAGCCAAAGCGGTGGGCATCGAGGCGCGCTATGTGCCCGTGCAATCCGGCATGGTCAAAGACGAGGATGTAGACGCCTTTGGCACAGCACTGGACGAAGTGCAGCGCCCCGTGCTGGCCTATTGCCGGACCGGTACGCGCTCCGCCACGCTCTGGTCGTTTCACGAGTCCATCAAGCGCCCCATGCCGGACATTCTCGCCGCGACAAAGGCGGCGGGCTATGACATGAATGGTGTTGCGCGGCGCATCGCCAATGGGGGCAAAACACCCACCGACACGGGGGATGCGCATTTCGATGTGGTGATCGTCGGGGCAGGTGCGGGCGGCATTTCGGTTGCGGCAAGCCTCAAGGCGCGCAAATCTGGTTTGAACATCGCGGTGATCGATCCGGCGGATATTCATTATTACCAGCCCGGCTGGACCATGGTGGGGGGCGGTATCTTTGATGCGCAGTCTACGGCCAAAACCATGGGCAGTCTAATCCCGAAGGATGTGCATTGGATCAAATCCGCCGTGGCGGCCTTTGAGCCCGGCAACAACGCGGTGATCCTCGATGGCTGCCGGGTGGTCAAATATGACCGTCTGGTGGTCTGTCCGGGGCTGAAGCTGGACTGGGCCGCTGTCGAGGGGCTGGAGGAGACGCTGGGACGCAATGGTGTAACGTCGAATTACCGTTATGATTTAGCACCATACACGTGGAACCTTGTGCAAAGCCTTAAGGGTGGCCGCGCGCTGTTTACGCAACCGCCCATGCCGATAAAATGTGCAGGTGCGCCGCAAAAGGCGATGTATCTGTCTGGGGATGCGTGGCACCGGAACGGAGCGCTCAAAGGCATCGACATTCAGTTCATGAATGCGGGGGGTGTGCTGTTTGGCGTCAAAGACTACGTGCCAGCCCTGATGGAGTACGTCGACAAATACGACGCAACGCTCAATTTTTTTCACAATCTGATTTCTGTGGATGGGCCTGCGAAAAAGGCCACGTTCAGGGTGGCCAAGCCAGATACCGCGCCGTCCGAGGTCACAGTGGAATTTGACATGATGCATGTCTGCCCGCCGCAAACGGCACCGGATTTCATCCGCGTGTCCCCGCTGGCGGATGCGGGCGGCTGGGTCGATGTGGATCAGGCCACCCTGCGCCACACCGAATACGATAACATCTGGAGCCTTGGCGACGCGATGAACGCCCCCAACGCCAAGACCGCCGCCGCCGCGCGCAAACAGGCCCCGACAGTTGCGGATAACATCATCGCTGACATCGCCGGACGCTCTCCCACATCTGCTTATGATGGCTATGGATCATGCCCTCTGACGGTGGAGCGGGGCAAGATCGTGCTGGCCGAATTCGGCTATGGCGGTGTGCTCAAGCCCAGTTTCCCGCCCTTTCTGCTGGATGGCACCAAGCCAAGCCGGGCGGCATGGTTCCTCAAGGAAACCCTGCTGCCGCCGATCTACTGGAAGGCCATGCTCACGGGCAAGGAATGGATGGCCAAGCCTGAAAAGATCAAAGTTGCGGCTGAATAG
- a CDS encoding MBL fold metallo-hydrolase, whose product MTDYPVNMSVKPHVQAFFDEATNTITYIIKDPASNACAIVDSVMDIDYAAGRITFDHADELIRQVEAQGLELEWIIETHVHADHLSAAPYIQGKLGGKIGVGSKITVVQDVFGKVFNEGTEFQRDGSQFDALFEDGDTYMVGEMQCFAMYTPGHTPACMVHVMGDAAFVGDTLFMPDGGSARCDFPGGSAEELYDSIMKVLALPDETRLFMCHDYGPNGRDIAWETTVAEEKEHNIHVGRGKTREDFIKFRTERDAQLAMPRLIIPSLQVNMRAGEVPKDRDGNPMLKVPVNTL is encoded by the coding sequence GTGACTGATTACCCTGTAAACATGAGCGTCAAACCACACGTTCAGGCGTTTTTTGATGAGGCCACGAATACCATCACCTATATCATCAAGGATCCGGCCTCCAACGCCTGTGCGATTGTCGACAGTGTCATGGATATCGATTACGCCGCAGGCCGCATCACTTTTGATCACGCGGATGAGTTGATCCGGCAGGTTGAGGCGCAAGGTCTTGAACTGGAATGGATTATCGAGACGCACGTCCATGCCGACCACCTGAGCGCCGCCCCTTATATCCAAGGCAAGCTGGGCGGCAAGATCGGGGTCGGTTCCAAAATTACTGTGGTGCAGGACGTCTTTGGCAAGGTCTTTAACGAAGGCACGGAGTTCCAGCGCGACGGCAGCCAGTTCGATGCGCTGTTTGAAGATGGCGATACATATATGGTCGGCGAGATGCAGTGCTTTGCCATGTATACGCCCGGCCATACGCCTGCCTGCATGGTGCATGTGATGGGGGATGCCGCCTTTGTGGGTGATACGCTGTTTATGCCCGACGGTGGGTCTGCGCGTTGTGATTTCCCCGGTGGCAGCGCAGAAGAGCTCTATGACAGCATCATGAAAGTGCTGGCCCTGCCGGATGAGACGCGCCTGTTCATGTGCCACGATTATGGCCCGAACGGCCGCGACATCGCCTGGGAAACCACGGTGGCAGAAGAGAAAGAGCACAACATCCACGTCGGCCGGGGCAAGACGAGGGAAGATTTCATCAAGTTCCGTACCGAACGCGATGCGCAGCTGGCGATGCCGAGGCTGATCATCCCGTCGCTTCAGGTGAACATGCGCGCCGGCGAGGTGCCCAAGGACCGTGACGGCAACCCGATGCTCAAAGTGCCGGTCAACACGCTGTGA
- a CDS encoding YgaP family membrane protein, whose product MTTNMGKFDRGGRLAIAAVLVFLALGTTVLGGGVLFWIALAVAAVFTLTAFVGNCPLYSIVGLKTCKDC is encoded by the coding sequence ATGACAACGAACATGGGAAAATTCGATCGCGGGGGCCGTCTGGCCATTGCAGCAGTGTTGGTATTCCTCGCCCTCGGCACGACCGTTCTGGGTGGTGGCGTCCTGTTCTGGATCGCATTGGCGGTGGCGGCGGTCTTTACGCTGACGGCCTTTGTTGGCAACTGTCCGCTTTATAGCATTGTGGGCCTCAAGACCTGCAAGGACTGCTGA
- a CDS encoding DsrE family protein produces the protein MKKLILATAVAAVAAASAVASSEAEEKLVTIVTSPDAQTQLMAMVLTMQAAQQGADTHIMLCGPAGDLALKDAPASATAGQPPRDMSPQGLMQMIRDKTGATVEVCAIYLPGRGADQSVLLDGIGVAMPDAMARRLMDDDTRVLSF, from the coding sequence ATGAAAAAACTTATTTTGGCCACCGCTGTTGCCGCAGTTGCAGCCGCATCTGCAGTCGCCAGTTCCGAGGCTGAGGAAAAGCTCGTGACCATCGTTACCTCGCCGGATGCGCAAACACAGCTGATGGCCATGGTTTTGACCATGCAGGCTGCGCAACAGGGCGCTGATACGCACATCATGCTCTGTGGCCCGGCGGGCGATCTCGCCCTGAAAGACGCGCCTGCAAGTGCCACCGCAGGCCAGCCGCCACGCGACATGAGCCCGCAGGGGTTGATGCAGATGATCCGGGACAAAACCGGTGCGACGGTTGAGGTCTGCGCGATCTATTTGCCGGGCAGGGGGGCGGATCAATCCGTGCTTCTGGATGGGATTGGTGTCGCCATGCCCGACGCGATGGCGCGCCGTCTGATGGACGATGACACCCGCGTTCTCAGCTTTTGA
- a CDS encoding rhodanese-like domain-containing protein, which yields MTFNYLTGVALAIVLPFTAFAAPEPADPARQTPWGLYLTSREAFEMKQLEGDKVLFVDVREPVEIMFTGFTDVVDENIPFLLVNPSQWHAEKPVLKMEKNPDFSAGILAALEERGLDKSTPIILMCRSGGTRGAPSARALEGSGLSQVYVVVDGFEGSTAKDNPNGPFRSVNGWKNSGLPWGYQLNPDKIYMRAEE from the coding sequence ATGACATTTAACTATCTGACTGGAGTGGCGCTTGCCATCGTTCTGCCTTTCACTGCGTTTGCCGCGCCGGAACCCGCTGATCCCGCCCGGCAAACGCCCTGGGGTCTCTACCTGACGTCTCGGGAAGCCTTTGAAATGAAACAGCTTGAGGGCGACAAGGTTCTGTTCGTCGATGTTCGCGAGCCTGTCGAAATCATGTTCACCGGGTTCACGGATGTTGTCGATGAGAACATACCGTTTCTGCTGGTGAACCCGTCGCAGTGGCATGCTGAAAAACCGGTTCTGAAGATGGAAAAGAACCCGGATTTCAGCGCCGGTATCCTCGCCGCCCTTGAGGAAAGGGGCCTTGATAAATCCACGCCGATCATTCTGATGTGCCGGTCTGGCGGCACAAGGGGTGCACCCTCGGCGCGCGCATTGGAGGGGTCAGGCCTCAGTCAGGTCTATGTCGTGGTTGATGGCTTCGAAGGAAGCACTGCCAAAGACAACCCGAACGGACCCTTCCGCTCGGTAAACGGTTGGAAAAACTCAGGCTTGCCTTGGGGGTATCAACTCAACCCCGACAAAATCTACATGCGCGCTGAGGAGTGA
- a CDS encoding MarR family winged helix-turn-helix transcriptional regulator — protein sequence MDDATGSIQPDDTRQRAKTYHLQSQVGFQLRVASQIAIEQFSQVYGEEAETAKITTSQFAVLTTLWEASDLSHKELARRTSMDMPTLNGLLKRLLARALVTISISKKDKRYKVINLTAQGRALAEHLRARGHLVTQRVLQPLSDDDQKTLNEVLTRLISGHRG from the coding sequence ATGGATGACGCGACCGGGTCGATTCAGCCAGATGATACCCGGCAACGGGCCAAGACCTATCACCTTCAATCACAGGTCGGATTCCAATTGCGAGTTGCAAGCCAGATCGCAATCGAACAGTTTTCACAGGTCTATGGAGAAGAGGCCGAAACCGCAAAAATCACCACTAGCCAATTTGCTGTGCTGACCACCCTTTGGGAGGCGTCCGATTTGTCCCACAAGGAACTGGCACGGCGCACCTCGATGGACATGCCGACACTCAACGGGCTGCTCAAGCGCCTGTTGGCCAGAGCACTTGTGACGATCAGCATCTCCAAAAAGGACAAGCGCTATAAGGTCATCAATCTGACGGCCCAGGGACGGGCGCTGGCGGAACATCTGCGCGCGCGCGGCCACCTCGTCACTCAGCGCGTCTTGCAACCTTTGTCCGATGACGACCAAAAAACACTGAATGAAGTGCTCACCCGTCTGATTTCCGGCCATCGCGGGTAA
- a CDS encoding DUF6691 family protein — translation MKLIATYLVGVVFGVGIAISGMINPAKVLNFFDLFGTWDPSLIFVMGGALITTFIGYKLVFGRAAPVFAVEFLVPSARRIDARLVGGSAVFGIGWGIAGFCPGGALPALGTGRWEVFAFVAALLIGIFLAKFIQSRIAHSAAPVVSP, via the coding sequence ATGAAACTGATCGCAACTTATCTGGTAGGCGTTGTCTTTGGCGTCGGGATTGCCATCTCCGGCATGATCAACCCGGCCAAGGTTCTGAATTTCTTTGACCTTTTTGGCACATGGGACCCCTCGTTGATCTTTGTGATGGGCGGGGCGCTGATCACCACGTTTATTGGCTACAAGCTGGTGTTTGGGCGCGCGGCCCCTGTGTTTGCGGTTGAATTCCTTGTGCCAAGTGCGCGCAGGATAGACGCGCGGCTTGTCGGTGGCTCCGCCGTCTTTGGCATCGGCTGGGGCATCGCAGGGTTCTGTCCGGGCGGTGCATTGCCCGCCCTTGGCACAGGCCGGTGGGAGGTCTTTGCCTTTGTCGCGGCCCTTCTGATCGGGATTTTTCTGGCAAAATTCATCCAATCCCGGATCGCGCACAGCGCGGCACCTGTGGTCTCACCCTAA
- a CDS encoding SulP family inorganic anion transporter — protein sequence MHINLRRFFPILDWGRTYDRKALSSDLIAAVIVTIMLIPQSLAYALLAGLPPEAGIYASIAPIILYAIFGTSRALAVGPVAVVSLLTASAIGQVAEQGTAGYAVAALTLAFLSGGFLVLMGVFRLGFLANFLSHPVIAGFITASGILIATSQLKHILGVSAHGHTLPEMLVSILAHLGEINWITMLIGVAASAFLFWVRKHLKPTLRNLGAGLLLADILTKAGPVAAVVATTLAVWAFGLDGKGVRIVGDVPQSLPPLTLPGLSPDLVGALLVPAILISVIGFVESVSVAQTLAAKRRQRIDPDQELIGLGAANLGAAFTGGYPVTGGFSRSVVNFDAGAETPAAGAFTAVGLAIAAMALTPLVYYLPNATLAATIIVAVLSLVDLSILRKTWGYARADFVAVAVTILLTLGLGVEVGVASGVVISVFLHLYKTSRPHVAEVGLVPDTQHFRNIHRHAVNTVATLVTLRVDESLYFVNARFLEDLIQNRVTQGCAVTDVVLMCSAVNDVDFSALESLGAINLRLKDMGVRLHLSEVKGPVMDRLKRSHFLDDMGGQVFLSQYDAWVQLSGKSTVTAPR from the coding sequence ATGCACATAAATCTGCGCCGCTTCTTCCCGATCCTTGATTGGGGACGGACCTATGACCGCAAGGCGTTATCCAGCGACCTGATCGCGGCGGTGATTGTAACGATCATGCTGATCCCGCAGTCGCTGGCCTATGCGCTTTTGGCCGGTTTGCCGCCGGAGGCCGGGATTTATGCCTCGATCGCGCCGATCATCCTCTATGCGATCTTTGGCACATCGCGTGCGCTCGCGGTGGGACCGGTTGCGGTGGTGTCCTTGCTGACGGCCTCGGCCATTGGTCAGGTGGCAGAGCAGGGCACCGCGGGTTACGCCGTGGCGGCGCTGACACTGGCGTTTTTGTCGGGCGGGTTTCTGGTGCTGATGGGCGTGTTTCGCCTCGGGTTTCTGGCCAATTTCCTCAGCCACCCGGTGATTGCGGGCTTTATTACCGCCTCGGGTATCCTGATCGCGACCAGCCAGTTGAAGCATATCCTTGGAGTGAGCGCGCATGGCCACACGCTCCCCGAGATGTTGGTGTCGATCCTTGCCCATCTGGGGGAGATCAACTGGATCACAATGCTGATCGGAGTCGCGGCGTCCGCCTTTCTGTTTTGGGTGCGCAAACACCTCAAACCGACGCTGCGCAACCTTGGGGCCGGGCTGCTTTTGGCGGATATCCTGACCAAGGCCGGACCTGTGGCCGCTGTGGTCGCGACGACCCTTGCGGTCTGGGCCTTTGGGCTGGACGGGAAGGGGGTGCGTATCGTGGGGGATGTGCCGCAAAGCCTGCCGCCTCTGACGCTGCCGGGCTTGTCCCCGGATCTGGTGGGGGCGCTGCTGGTCCCTGCAATCCTGATTTCTGTCATCGGTTTCGTCGAATCCGTTTCCGTGGCGCAGACGCTCGCCGCCAAGAGGCGTCAACGCATTGATCCCGATCAGGAATTGATTGGTCTGGGGGCGGCCAATCTGGGTGCGGCATTCACCGGTGGATACCCTGTCACGGGCGGATTTTCACGCTCTGTCGTGAACTTTGATGCGGGTGCCGAGACGCCGGCGGCAGGTGCTTTCACGGCTGTGGGTCTGGCCATCGCGGCCATGGCGCTGACACCTTTGGTCTATTATCTGCCCAACGCCACGCTCGCTGCGACAATCATCGTGGCAGTGCTCAGCCTTGTGGATCTGTCGATTCTGCGAAAGACGTGGGGCTACGCGCGGGCCGATTTCGTGGCGGTTGCGGTGACCATCCTGCTGACCCTTGGTCTGGGGGTGGAGGTTGGTGTCGCGTCGGGGGTGGTCATTTCGGTTTTCCTGCACCTTTACAAGACCTCCCGCCCGCATGTGGCTGAAGTCGGTCTTGTGCCTGATACGCAGCATTTCCGTAATATTCATCGCCATGCGGTCAACACCGTTGCGACCCTCGTGACCCTGCGTGTGGATGAAAGCCTTTACTTCGTGAATGCGCGCTTTCTTGAGGACCTGATCCAGAACCGTGTCACGCAGGGCTGCGCGGTAACGGACGTGGTGCTGATGTGCTCTGCTGTGAATGACGTGGATTTTTCTGCGTTGGAAAGTCTTGGGGCGATTAACTTGCGGCTCAAGGATATGGGCGTTCGTCTGCACCTGTCAGAGGTGAAAGGGCCGGTCATGGATCGCCTCAAACGCTCGCATTTTCTGGATGACATGGGCGGTCAGGTGTTCCTGTCGCAATATGATGCCTGGGTGCAATTGTCCGGCAAATCAACTGTCACTGCCCCTCGGTGA
- a CDS encoding YeeE/YedE family protein: MIATTFTPWASLAGGVLIGISATLLMLLLGRVMGATGVLAGLFQPASGDDFLWRAALVAGMVTGPVIVWIATGEMPAVQVPVSTPALLIGGLIVGVGVTFGAGCTSGHGVCGMARLSPRSIVATMTFMVFTFATVFVIRHVIGG; the protein is encoded by the coding sequence ATGATTGCGACCACTTTTACGCCTTGGGCATCGCTTGCGGGGGGTGTCCTGATTGGCATTTCCGCGACGCTTTTGATGTTGCTGTTGGGGCGCGTCATGGGGGCCACGGGCGTTCTGGCGGGGCTGTTTCAGCCCGCATCAGGCGATGATTTCCTGTGGCGCGCCGCCCTTGTGGCGGGGATGGTAACAGGGCCGGTCATCGTCTGGATCGCCACGGGCGAAATGCCAGCCGTGCAAGTGCCCGTATCGACCCCGGCCTTGTTGATCGGCGGGTTGATCGTCGGGGTCGGCGTCACCTTTGGGGCAGGCTGCACCTCTGGGCATGGCGTGTGCGGGATGGCGCGGCTCAGCCCGCGATCCATCGTCGCGACGATGACCTTCATGGTGTTCACCTTTGCCACCGTCTTTGTCATTCGCCACGTGATTGGGGGCTAA
- a CDS encoding mechanosensitive ion channel family protein, translated as MNFLSSFEMLEGNFAISLMIALVTLCWVAVKFSFRNAPLDARYPKLSVAVDLVIMPLAVLLVGSLTYNGHKWLGVGDLSEFINALTLFSLLMVLGWCCARLVELFVLSKRKDDDATYLPGLQRGLLFAGFLLASAIAFFNIMDYSVTGIYLSTGALAALIAFAMQKTLGDLFSGIALSVEHPFRLGDWIELEDGTQGQIIDINWRATRLRGWDNATVVVPNSTLAQQRINNMHGTNHVYAEWYEIKIPADVDPAMAKSLLLEAALRCDKLLKKPIPAVRLADASTIPYVYTVWVHFPNFLSMFAGREQLFREIHYALKSAGIQIAPETYELHSRRADVVKIEPPTSLMTLKKLDIAKFLTDEELEQLVQTSERLIFDAGTTIIAEGEVSQAFDIIVHGVVETSVKSGSTSFRPIDELKPGQYYGLYAMIVDAPSFQQFAAATDVTVIRVHIECIRALLTNRPDLSEELARIVKQRMDTAEEMRLRTDNAPARLTFQDILRRVDALMR; from the coding sequence TTGAATTTCTTGAGTTCATTTGAAATGCTGGAAGGCAATTTTGCGATTTCCTTGATGATTGCTTTGGTCACCCTGTGTTGGGTTGCAGTAAAGTTCAGCTTTCGCAACGCGCCACTGGATGCGCGATACCCAAAACTCAGCGTTGCTGTTGACTTGGTGATCATGCCCTTAGCGGTATTGCTCGTGGGGAGCCTTACGTACAACGGGCACAAGTGGCTCGGGGTTGGCGACCTGAGCGAATTTATAAACGCGTTGACCCTGTTCAGTTTATTGATGGTTTTAGGGTGGTGTTGCGCCCGCTTGGTTGAGCTTTTCGTGCTGTCGAAACGCAAGGATGACGACGCAACTTATCTGCCCGGACTTCAGCGTGGCCTGCTGTTCGCGGGGTTTCTGCTGGCCAGTGCCATCGCGTTTTTCAACATCATGGATTACTCGGTGACCGGAATTTACCTTTCAACCGGGGCCCTCGCCGCTTTGATCGCTTTCGCGATGCAAAAGACACTGGGTGATCTTTTTTCAGGCATCGCCCTGAGTGTGGAACATCCCTTCCGCTTGGGCGACTGGATCGAACTGGAAGACGGGACGCAAGGTCAGATCATCGACATCAACTGGCGTGCGACGCGACTGCGCGGGTGGGACAACGCCACCGTCGTTGTGCCAAACAGCACTCTGGCACAGCAGCGCATCAACAACATGCATGGAACAAATCACGTCTATGCGGAGTGGTATGAAATCAAGATCCCTGCGGACGTCGATCCAGCCATGGCAAAATCTCTTTTACTCGAAGCGGCCCTGCGATGCGACAAGCTGTTGAAGAAACCAATTCCCGCTGTGCGTTTGGCAGATGCGTCGACAATACCGTATGTATACACGGTTTGGGTGCATTTCCCCAACTTCCTGTCCATGTTCGCAGGGCGCGAGCAGCTCTTTCGGGAAATACACTATGCGCTGAAAAGTGCAGGCATTCAGATCGCGCCGGAAACATATGAGCTGCATTCGCGCAGAGCTGATGTTGTCAAGATAGAGCCCCCTACTTCTCTTATGACGCTCAAAAAACTGGATATTGCCAAGTTCCTGACCGATGAAGAGCTTGAACAACTGGTGCAGACCAGTGAGAGGCTCATCTTTGATGCGGGAACCACCATCATTGCCGAAGGTGAAGTCTCCCAAGCTTTTGATATCATTGTACACGGTGTTGTAGAAACCAGTGTCAAATCCGGCAGCACGTCGTTCAGGCCGATCGACGAGCTGAAACCGGGCCAATACTATGGCCTTTACGCGATGATCGTAGACGCCCCGTCATTTCAGCAATTTGCCGCCGCAACGGATGTTACGGTCATTCGCGTTCATATCGAGTGTATCCGGGCGCTTTTGACAAACAGACCAGATCTGAGTGAAGAGCTCGCACGGATCGTAAAGCAGAGAATGGACACCGCAGAAGAGATGCGGCTCAGGACGGACAATGCGCCTGCACGTCTCACGTTTCAGGACATCTTGCGCAGGGTCGATGCGCTGATGCGTTAA